Sequence from the Nitrospirota bacterium genome:
TTTCCTTTTTACTAATTGTGACTTAAGTTCATCGTAAGAAAGAAGCTGTTCATGATTGTTTTCATAATTACTAAATCGTTTATTTAATTCATTTACATGGCTTTGAGGTACTGGAATATCTAACTCGTTCAAAGCAATACTGTCCCAAAGCTCCTCTGCTAATTGTATCTTTTCATGTACGCTCATTTCGGTAATATTTGGAATATCGTTCACATGCATACTCTCTCCCATCACTAAAGATATAATCTGTACCGGCACGTAACCATTATATAATTCAATTATAGGCATTTTCGCTGTTTTTTTGCAAAACTATATTATATAATACCCCAGCATATGGACTTATACCAAAAAATTCGAACAGGTTTTTTTGTGATAGCAGGGCCCTGTGTTATAGAGAGCCGTGAGCTTGCTATGTCGTCGGCATTTGAGCTTAAGGAAATATGCAGTTCACTTGGAATAACATTCATTTATAAGAGTTCCTATGATAAGGCAAACAGAACATCATTAGATGGCTTCAGGGGTATTGGATCGGCTAAAAGAATAGAAAACGGCCTTCAAATATTAAACGATGTGAAAGAAAAATACGATGTCGCTGTTTTAACCGATGTTCACTCAGCTGAGGAGGCTGTAATTGCATCCGAGT
This genomic interval carries:
- a CDS encoding addiction module protein gives rise to the protein MHVNDIPNITEMSVHEKIQLAEELWDSIALNELDIPVPQSHVNELNKRFSNYENNHEQLLSYDELKSQLVKRK